Part of the Musa acuminata AAA Group cultivar baxijiao chromosome BXJ2-7, Cavendish_Baxijiao_AAA, whole genome shotgun sequence genome is shown below.
GGCAGCCGTGACGGTGGCCGCATGAAACTTGCAAAGATTAACAGCAGGAGTAAACTCGCCGATAGCACCGCCAGCAGTGGTGGGGACAGCGACAGGGGCCAAGGGAGGGGCGGTGGAGGGGTAGGCGGCGGCAGACGGTACCGGGATCTCTATGGTGCTAGCGCGGCCGACGTGCAGGTCGCTCATCAAAAGGCACCACATGGCATCACCACGAGTGAGATTGGGGCGCACCTGAAGGAGGAGGCAGACCATCTCGGCGAGGGAATACTCCTGGAGGTGGCGGAGATCGGCGAACCCGTTCCCGGGCACGGCTGCGACGGCAGAGGGATCCTGGTGGGCCgcccgcggcggcggcggagggggagCGGTGAGATGGGCCACGGCATTCTGGACGATGTTGGAGACAACATCCGACGACCCGTAGCAGCGGCCATTGCAGAGGACAGCGCGGAGCGCGGCCTCCTCGTCGTAGCCCATCGACACGACCCGCGCGAGGGCCTCTCTGTAGAAGAAGTCGAGGTTCTTGAGGAGGAGTTCCTCCAGTTGCTCCTCCGTGCAGCAGCCCCACCCGCCGTCGTCATCGTAGCCGCCCGggatagggttagggttggggctgGCGGAGCAATGGTGGGGATCCGGATCAGCCGAGGGAGCAGCAGGGTGAGCGGGGAAGGAAGGGGCGGGCGCGGAGGCAGCGGACTCCGGCGCGTGCTTGGGGGCGCGGCGAGCCTTCCGGCCGCCACGCACCGATTTATCCCTAGCGTTGCTGCCCATCAGAGACGGCGGGGCGCGATCGGTGTTGGGATCGGGGAGCGATTGCGTTCTGCTGCTTTGGGGGATGATCGTAGGAGACATTGATTAAGGTCTGGCGAGAGCGAGTCGGGAGTCGAGATGAGGGCGGCTCGGCGCGGGAGGGGAGGAAAGCCGAAGCCGTCCCGCGGAGGGCTTCCGGTTAGGTTGGAGGGCCGTCGGATCATAACAAGGAAAGGATTGACGGTGGATGATGAACGTACAAAGGTCAACCATCTGGATTTTGACAAGTGGTCGGATGATGGACGATGGATGATGTTTGAAATGAGATAATCTCGCGATATATCTGATTCGATTAAGATTCTCAAATTAAATCCAATTATTAGCATTGTTAATTGTGATTCTATATAACCCAATATTTGACCTAAAATATCGGAAGCGTATGCCAAATTTGTATCTACTAACTTATTAGATCTGGATATTGATATGTTAAATATTTTGTATCTAAGTTAATTACcatattcaaatttaatataatatgtgTTGATCATTCCAACATATTCTCTCTTCAGCCCGCTAAAAACTTTCATGGGCTTTCTGTCTTTGAGGTCTATTATGGGCCTTAAGCTCATAATAAAGCCCATTAGTCTTTTTGTACGTTCTGCTACGTTTCAAGTGATTAAGCTATATGTTGATGCAAAATAATAGTCCAAAGaatcaataataaattataaattttagaaaaaaaataattgatgCAAGATTTATATGGtccattatttctcatttatattcatccaagaagaaaaaataaaaatattcactATGTGAAAACCAAGTACAAGATTTTATTATATACTTTGTTGAGATAAACTGCTTCCAAATCTAATACAAATAAACCTTTAAGAGAACTAAAACTGATACTTGACAGGTTATTATGGTGATTgtacaataataaaaatatttttttaatgatatgaTTGATTATAATTTGAGTAATAGAAATAACTATTTTGAAGTTTTGATCATTTGGAACTTTGGAGGATGAGaggaaatatcaaaattaaaataatatcgaaagatcaataagataaaAATTATACAAGAAAGTCGACGTAAGATTTAACATGGTTCGATAGATCTTATCTATATCCATGGGGAAGAATCAAATTCTTGTGAGATGAATTATAAAACTTTGAGTTATCTCGTTTAAAGCATGACTTAAACCCTTTCACATTaattctgaaaattttatattttttttcttacccTTTTTAGAAATCCTAAAGAATACCATCTTTAAACACCTAGAGAAAAATTCAGAACAATCAAAAGTGTCTTGtctctctcaccaaaatcctgagACTCaatgtatatttataaaaataaatgttAATGTGCTAaggatttttaatttaattaggattctatcaactaatttaaatataattaactcctaaaaaatatttaccaacctTAACAATTTTTATTTtggtgagttttttttttaactttatgcTTCTTATAAAAATTGAACCATTGGATTAAAGAATTTATGATAACTATTTAGACTAAATTAATTTATGGTCCATGGTATAATTTCAATAAGTCTACTAATGTATCCTATATAATTGGAATCGAATTAGTGACAGCATGTGATTCCAAACGAAGACCTTCATCTCATTGTCTTATCACCatcaggatttttttttttttttcacatctaTCTGTATCTTAGAAATAATGAATATTATCCTTCGTTTTCGGCACTATAAACAAAACTTACTAATGTATGTACCTATCATCCACCATACATATAACATATTTCCaaccatttgaaatctttactataTTCTCTTTCAAATGGTATACGATCTTTGATGCAatctttctttcattatgattatACAACCTAGAgtaacttttaaaaatttatctcCAACCTTGTAAATGTAATCTTAGGAATCTAAAAATCTCAAAGAAAttagattctttatatctttaAAATATAAGTCACATCTACCAAAGTATACATCACTTGATCATCATTTTTTATCTTTCATACCTATGATCTCTACTTTAGAGTTATCGTCCATACTCAACTTATTAATGATCTTATCATTTAGTGAATCAATACAATATTTTTGAAAGAAAACATGAGTAACACAAATAgaatataaaaatcaatttttttttggaaAGATGCATCGTAACCTTTAAATATTATGAAGACATCTCTATCACCATCCATCACAAAGAGCTTTCACTGGTctctttttcctatttctttttcGTTGAATAATTTTACGTTAAATGTTCATTCTCTTTGCATCCATAATactaaatatcatccaaagacctAAATTTTTATCTCAACGTACCACGCTAAGATCTACTCCTATCAAAAAAATCCTCCTCGTCGACCTCTACATTGAGCAACTAATGTCTCACCATTTATGTTATTAGATTTATCTTTTTCTTATTAGCATCCGACACTAAAGCTTTTTCAACTGGTTCAAGAATTATTGTATCCATCATATACAACATCATCTCCACAAAGtaataatattttatcttttgcATCAACGTTCGTATCAACTTTTTTCAATTGATCGAATATTCCCCTGAATATATTTAGATGCTATATCAATCTCTACCTTCCTCCATTTGTGGTCTATATAACTTTTACTTTAAATACAACTTGTTAATTAAGATTTTCGTTAGATAAAATTTTTTTAACTTATCCCAACGAATAGTTGTGGAGtcattataaataattattaagaatattattagcgatgcaaagataaataatacTGGGACACTTTGCCTCAAGTTTTTCTCAATCTTCATCGCTCATCTTTTCTTTTTAGTCTATTTACTCCTTCAATGTTTTTATTAGGTCTTGCAAAATCCTCTGTTATAGGATGAAACTAtttcttttattaatttttttatagtaaCACCAACAAAAACAATTGACGATATTCTTATTAAATCTCTAATCACCTGTCATATCATTTGTCAGGGAGAAACAGAAAAATTCATAATTCATACTTAAATTCTTCATCTTTTCTTATTTGTCTGTTTACTCCTTTAGGTTCATATCTTCCTGAATAAGAAAATCCTATGTTATAAGATGAATTTATTTCTTTCATTAAATTTTCTAATAGTAACACCAACAAAAACAATCAATTATATTCTTATTAAATCTCTAATCACCTAATCTTTTCACATCATTTGCTAGGGAGAAACAGAAGAATTCATAATTCACACTTGAATTATTCATCCTTCCATACACTTTGTTGATTGCCACAGGGACATTAACCGTGTAATTATACTTGCCAAGAGATACTATATCTTTCCAACTTGTTTATGATAATTCGACTTTTACACCCCCATGACTTCTGATTTATAGGTCAGTGCCATTCCCCATGAAGTTTACAGTTCATGGGACCAACGGAAACTGCACTGTGGGTCAGGGATTCATTCCATGGCCTGAGTATCTGGTTTTGTGCCATTGGAGATGGATTGGGGAGAATGTGAAGCTGCAGAGGCAGTCAACGAGTCTGCATGCCAAACTCTTGAGAATGGTCCAGAGCTATATTATCGTGATACATGGACCACCTGGATGTGTAGTTACTGCACCATTTCTTTCTCTTCGATTTGAGAAACCTCTGATGGACAGGAGGAATGTGGGACTCTTTCTGTAAGTTCTCACTTCCTGTAAGTTTCTGAATTGTTATCTTCATTTTTACATTTCTCTGTGTTCTTGATCCACAGTGCATGCCTTCTGTTGCTGCATGTTTGTTTCTGCTTGCACCTGTGACTGGAGAATTCATGTTCACTGATCCATTGGGCTGaaacatcactttctttgcatgcaacttCTATCAACTATAGAACAACGAGAACCCAATGTTACTACTAATTCATCTGCTCTTTGGTTGTGCCGATTAGCAAACTAGTGAGTGCACTTTTCCAAATTTGTTTTCAGAAACTTCCAGTGAGGAGTTTTGTCTCCTGGCCAAGTGGTCCATTTGATTTATCTTCCATTATTGCATTCTGCAAGGAACAATCTCCAGCTTACACAACCTGAAGAGCTGCAGTTTGCTTGTTTGGAATGGTGGATGTTGCTACCAGTGGCTGAGACACAGAGACATGTATGGCTGGCCTTCTAGGCGTTTGGAAGGATAATATATTGAAATGCTTGTGGCCTTCCACCAAGGCACAAATTGAGGGTTGTTTCATTGGAAGTTTGGTCCCTCACCATTTAGAGTCATCATCAGTTGAAGCTGCAGGGCCTCTAATGTTGACACTTCACAACAATACAAGCAGGGCAAGATTGCACAAGATATCTTCATCTTTCACAGGAAATAAGACTGTGTATTGATCTTTCATTGATCCCTGGAGTGTTGGTGGGAGGGATCCTTTTGTACTTGGATTGTAACATAATAGTGAAAATGATATGAAGTCAGTGACAAGGTTGTGGTACCAACACAATATCTCAAGGTTTACAAGGTGAGACTGACACTACATATGAAGTAAAATATCTACAATTTATTTCAatggaaaaaaaataattgatttatAACGGCTATACGGGTATACTATTATTAatataacttaaatattttggaCTAATAGTTCAAACTGAATAAGCTAACGATGTGTCATGATAGTTATGACAATAAGATAGACGTGATATTAGATATGATGAGAGATTTAAGTAGAAAGAATCTATTCATCGCGTCTATGAAATTAAAATACCTTATTTTAGTCCTACATTTAAATGACGATAATTGTAACACTTTATTTTATTTCACGCAAGAAGTATCGAGGTCTAAAATGGGAAAGATAATAATACCTCATTTTTAGttttaaataagaaaatataGCATCCCATTTTAGTATGTAATGTCTCATTTTAATCTTATAAGTATTAAAGTCTTAAATAAGAGATATAACAcctcattttagtatcgaaatcaCTCTCTTCTACTTTTCATTATGGTCATAGATTACGGTGATATAAGTGGACTAAAACACTAGTAATCTCCTCTTTTTCCTTTCCTTGTTCTGAACTGAAAGGGACATGAAGCCTCCAGTGGATACAATATCTTCTGAAGATATTGGCTTGTCAATGCACCATCGTATATATTGGAGGAAGATGATGATGCTCTTATCCACTCTAATCACCTCCTCCACTTGGTGAACTGAATCAAAGCTGTGTCACAGACCACAGATCATCAACCTATGGTGATTAGATTGAGACATGGAACTCCATTTGTTTCTTCTGTAGAAAAAGGATGGGTTTTGTCCTCTGCGCTTTGGCATTAAGAGGCTATTAGCAATCTACAAGTACTGCGAGTGGACCACTAACTTGAATTTGTGGCCTTAGCAACATCCTATGTCAAGAGGATGAGTTGAGCATGACGGTGTCATTAGCCATTTATGATCTAATTAAAATAGTCAAATATTCATTTTAGTCTCTATCGACAATTAACGTCTATCGACAATCAACATAAAACTATGTTAGATCTCACGAATATGAATCTTAACTGATCTTAATTATAGCAAAATATCTATATGATCGATCATTAATAATTGagacttatgattttatttttatttttattataacaaaTGCTAATATTTTTTAGGTTAGAAATGGTGGTCCAGTATGTCGGTCATTTGTACCTATCCATTATATTCATTGAAAGAAACATATCATATCATAAACTCCTTTTATCTTATCTTTTATCATATCTTATATTTTAACTTGCAAGTGCTCATAAATCCTAAAAATTTAAGCTATTAGGAGAGAAATCAATGGATATTAAACTAATATTCTCTCAAACCAGAGAGGATGAAATTGACAATTTGTGATATTTGAATAACAATGTGTTAAGAATTGATCAAACTCTGAATAAATCTAATTGTTTGGAACAATTATTCTACAAAGAAAGAGAAGTACTCATAAAACTTTGCGATTCGTTGTGAGTTCATCAGATGAAGATTTGAGGTCTGTGGCGGTACGTGGAGGTTCGTGGGCCGCGAGTTCACTGGTACGTGGAGCAAACGCGCATGGTATCGGTCACCACACAACGCCGGGGAGGGAGGGCGAAAGAGTCAAGAACAGTGCAAGGACGCAAAGGAGGAGGCAATGTGATCTTGAAGTCCCACCATCCCTCACTTGACTGTGTATAAAGGTAGTACTGCGAGATCGCTCAGTCTCACCCGCCACCACCGCTATCCTCCAGCAGTGACAGGACTCGGAGGAGACGTCTCCTTGATGAACATGGCGTCGTTCTAAGGTTCTGTTTTCTGGTGGCTGATTGTTGCAGGAGATCATAAATTTCGTGTGAGATCAACCGAAGAGCAGTAATATGCATCGCAACCTCGATTAGGCTTCACTTCCGGTTCTTGTTTTGGCACAGCCAGCAATGGGAGATTGGAGAATCCGGTTGTCTCTGTGAGGTTGAAGGCTTACACGGCTTTGAGAAGAACAATACTGGCACGGTCGAGCAAATGCCGGTCCCTCTTGCTCCGTATCCCACACCTCCACCTCCATTAGCACCACCAAATGGTATCcttgtgcctctctctctctctctctctctctctctctctctctctctctctctctctaaattatAGCCATATCTGTCACAAAGAACATGTAAATCGAACTAATTCTAGATTTTTTTATCTAACTATTTCTGGAAACATCAACCAAAAGCTTTTGGTACTTCCAATCTTTGATGCTTCCAACCAAAAAAGCCATAGCTCTTGATTTTAGGAATGGATTGTTAAGCTACATGACTTGTGTTGATTTCTAAGCTGTGATGAGATTACCAAATGCTGTTGCAGTAGTGCAAAAGAGGGAAACCCTATGCTCCTTTCTCTCGTCTCAGTTACTGCTACAGAACGTAAATGTTTCTTGGTTTCATGCTCAGGTGGGCAGAGCCAACTTGTTTGTTCTGGCTGTAGAAATCTCCTTCTCTATCCACAAGGGGCGAAATCAGTATGCTGTGCTGTTTGCAGAGCAGTGACCACTGTACCTCCTCCTGGTAATCTCATCTTTTCCCCATCACCGAGCAGCTTATCGTTCACAGCACATAGTGAGAGATCAGGAAGCCTTACGGGCCTCCTCAACGATCGATTCCTGCTTTGCAATGTCCACTCTGAGCAGATGTTTGAGTTTGCTGCAGGGACAGAAATGGCACAGTTGATCTGTGGAGGATGCCACACGCTACTGATGTATATACGAGGAGCAAGCAGCGTTCAGTGTTCTTGCTGTCACACGGTAAATCTGGCTCTGGAAGGTAAGCAGGTGCTCCTGATCAAAAGTCCAGTGTCAGATTTACTTGCTAAATTTCTCATAACATAAATGACATTTTCCAAAGACAATTGTTGCATGAAGATGACAATTACTGGCTCAATTAGTATCATTCTTTCACATATATTTACTGACAATGTGTGACACTCGAAAGAAATCCTGATGAAGCACATGGCAGACTCATTTCTTGACATTCCAATTCATTTATATGCAGTCCTTTGCAGgataattaacacaaaatgaacttgagacaCTTTGGTGGCACACTGGTTGCCGATACCTAATCAGACATGCATTTAGATCCTCTTGAAtcagaaattttcttttttttagaacAGCTAGCAGTAATAGAAAATTATCTAAAGGCCTTCTTTGGATCAATTTTTTGTGGGGTTATATTTTTTGCTGTTCTATGTAAAAGTATGTCTTTAAACTACAGCAGAGGCATATCAACAGatgcctgaacatattgtgtatacATGACTACTCTATCCGAAACACTATGGATACAACTTTTCCAAACACCTCTTTCTAAGCTT
Proteins encoded:
- the LOC135616688 gene encoding protein LSD1-like isoform X2; translation: MPVPLAPYPTPPPPLAPPNGGQSQLVCSGCRNLLLYPQGAKSVCCAVCRAVTTVPPPEMAQLICGGCHTLLMYIRGASSVQCSCCHTVNLALEANQVAHVNCGNCQMLLMYQYGARSVKCAVCNFVTSIGASPSTEQKA
- the LOC135616688 gene encoding protein LSD1-like isoform X1, with the translated sequence MPVPLAPYPTPPPPLAPPNGGQSQLVCSGCRNLLLYPQGAKSVCCAVCRAVTTVPPPGTEMAQLICGGCHTLLMYIRGASSVQCSCCHTVNLALEANQVAHVNCGNCQMLLMYQYGARSVKCAVCNFVTSIGASPSTEQKA